A section of the Streptomyces sp. CG1 genome encodes:
- a CDS encoding nitroreductase family deazaflavin-dependent oxidoreductase yields the protein MAGLGVRLVQRMSSTRAFAKIAPHVVPALDRTVHRLTRGRFLLSAQMLPGVILTSTGARSGLPRRTPLACMPEEDGKSWILVGSNFGRTAHPAWTHNLLAHPDASISWKGRDIPVTAWLLEGQERSAAWTALLEFWPPYATYQERVDREIRLFRLTRVEG from the coding sequence ATGGCCGGCCTCGGTGTCCGCCTCGTGCAGCGGATGTCGTCCACCCGCGCCTTCGCGAAGATCGCCCCGCATGTGGTCCCGGCGCTCGACCGGACCGTGCACCGGCTCACCCGGGGCCGCTTCCTCCTCAGCGCCCAGATGCTCCCCGGGGTGATCCTCACCTCCACCGGCGCCCGCAGCGGCCTGCCCCGCCGGACCCCGCTGGCCTGCATGCCGGAGGAGGACGGCAAGAGCTGGATCCTGGTCGGCTCCAACTTCGGCCGCACGGCCCATCCGGCCTGGACGCACAACCTGCTCGCCCATCCCGACGCCTCGATCAGCTGGAAGGGCCGGGACATCCCCGTCACGGCCTGGCTCCTGGAAGGACAGGAACGGTCCGCCGCCTGGACGGCACTCCTGGAGTTCTGGCCGCCGTACGCCACGTATCAGGAGCGGGTGGACCGGGAGATCCGCCTCTTCCGGCTGACGCGTGTGGAGGGCTAG
- a CDS encoding acyl-CoA dehydrogenase family protein, which translates to MDTRLTAEQDEIRRTLRELLHKRCGPAELRTAVDSPAGHDPLLWTALADQLGLPGLALPERYAGVGCSVTELALACEETGRSLAPSPLLATSVLTAPLILALGTEAQRAELLPRLAAGSLTAALAVPGPALATALALTCGNAGFAAGGGRAGGVQARRADGDWLLYGQVDQVLDGHGAGLLLVAAHTGGFARSRTRLFLVAGDAPGVVRARQTALDATRPQGRVQLRHVRAELLGEDDAEEAALLSALAALGESVAAVLACEAVGAAERVLERTVEYVGQREQFGRPVGSFQAVKHRLADVYVGVQAARSAAYYAAWASGGEAFSPRLEARGAGGLALAQGLEALRGAAAEGIQLHGGIGFTWEHDAQLYFKRAAGDELLFGPVHRLRDRVAEAAGLFAGGEVAV; encoded by the coding sequence ATGGATACGCGCCTCACCGCCGAGCAGGACGAGATCCGCCGCACCCTGCGCGAGCTGCTGCACAAGCGGTGCGGCCCGGCGGAGCTGCGGACCGCCGTCGACAGCCCGGCCGGACACGACCCCCTCTTGTGGACCGCCCTAGCCGACCAGCTCGGCCTGCCGGGGCTCGCCCTGCCCGAGCGGTACGCCGGTGTCGGCTGCTCGGTCACCGAACTTGCCCTGGCCTGCGAGGAGACCGGCCGCTCTCTCGCGCCTTCCCCCCTGCTCGCCACATCCGTCCTCACCGCTCCGCTGATCCTGGCCCTCGGGACGGAGGCGCAGCGCGCCGAACTGCTGCCGCGGCTGGCCGCGGGAAGCCTGACCGCCGCGCTTGCCGTCCCCGGTCCGGCTCTGGCCACGGCTCTGGCCCTGACCTGTGGCAATGCCGGGTTCGCGGCGGGTGGCGGACGCGCCGGCGGGGTCCAGGCCCGGCGTGCCGACGGCGACTGGCTGCTGTACGGGCAGGTCGACCAGGTGCTGGACGGGCACGGCGCGGGGCTGCTGCTCGTCGCCGCGCACACCGGCGGCTTCGCCCGGTCCAGGACCCGGCTGTTCCTGGTGGCGGGGGACGCGCCGGGTGTCGTACGGGCCAGGCAGACGGCGCTCGACGCCACCCGGCCGCAGGGTCGCGTCCAACTCCGGCACGTGCGGGCCGAGTTGCTCGGGGAGGACGATGCGGAGGAGGCGGCTTTGTTGTCGGCGCTGGCCGCCCTGGGGGAGTCGGTCGCCGCCGTGCTCGCCTGTGAGGCCGTCGGGGCGGCCGAGCGGGTGCTGGAGCGGACCGTGGAGTACGTCGGGCAGCGCGAGCAGTTCGGGCGGCCTGTCGGCTCCTTCCAGGCGGTGAAGCATCGGCTGGCCGACGTGTACGTGGGGGTGCAGGCGGCACGGTCGGCGGCGTATTACGCGGCGTGGGCCTCCGGCGGGGAGGCGTTCTCCCCCAGATTGGAGGCGCGAGGGGCCGGTGGGCTGGCGCTTGCTCAGGGGTTGGAGGCGTTGCGGGGGGCCGCTGCCGAGGGGATTCAGCTGCACGGTGGGATCGGGTTCACCTGGGAGCACGACGCGCAGCTGTACTTCAAGCGGGCGGCCGGGGACGAGCTGCTGTTCGGGCCGGTGCACCGGCTGCGGGACCGGGTCGCCGAGGCCGCCGGTCTCTTCGCGGGCGGCGAGGTGGCCGTCTGA
- a CDS encoding acetyl-CoA acetyltransferase, with protein MTPGSRKVAVVGVSLSDCGRVDDATAYTLHAQAARRALMDAGLDRALVNGFASAGLGTLAPVEVAEYLGLRPTWVDSTSVGGSTWEVMASHAADAIAAGHADAVLLVYGSTARADIKAGRRTGDLSFGARGPLQFEAPYGHTLIAKYAMAARRHMIEHGTAIEQLAEVAVQARANAALNPEAMFRDPITVDDVLAGPVIADPFTKLHCCLRSDGGAAVLLAAEEYVRDCRTAPVWILGTGEHVSHAAMSEWPDFTVSPAAVSGRLAFERAGVRPAEIDFAEIYDAFTYMTLVTLEDLGFCGKGEGGAFVEKGRLLVRGGELPVNTDGGGLSAQHPGMRGLFLLVEAVRQLRGEAGERQVRRRDGDLPRLGLASGTGGWFCSSGTVVLGRN; from the coding sequence ATGACTCCGGGAAGCCGGAAAGTCGCCGTGGTGGGCGTCTCGCTCTCCGACTGCGGACGCGTCGACGACGCCACCGCCTACACGCTGCATGCGCAGGCGGCCCGCCGCGCCCTCATGGACGCCGGCCTCGACCGTGCGCTGGTCAACGGCTTCGCCTCGGCGGGCCTCGGCACGCTGGCCCCGGTGGAGGTGGCCGAGTATCTGGGCCTGCGCCCCACCTGGGTGGACTCCACCTCGGTCGGCGGCTCGACCTGGGAGGTCATGGCGTCGCACGCGGCCGACGCGATCGCGGCGGGGCACGCCGACGCCGTCCTCCTCGTCTACGGCTCCACCGCCCGGGCCGACATCAAGGCGGGCAGGAGGACCGGCGACCTGTCCTTCGGCGCCCGCGGACCCCTCCAGTTCGAGGCTCCCTACGGCCACACCCTGATCGCCAAGTACGCGATGGCCGCCCGCCGGCACATGATCGAGCACGGTACGGCCATCGAGCAGCTGGCGGAGGTGGCGGTCCAGGCCAGGGCCAACGCGGCGCTGAACCCGGAGGCGATGTTCCGCGACCCGATCACCGTCGACGACGTCCTGGCCGGCCCGGTGATCGCCGACCCCTTCACCAAGCTGCACTGCTGTCTGCGCTCGGACGGCGGCGCGGCGGTCCTGCTGGCGGCCGAGGAGTACGTACGGGACTGCCGTACGGCCCCGGTCTGGATCCTCGGCACCGGCGAGCACGTCTCGCACGCGGCGATGTCCGAGTGGCCCGACTTCACCGTGTCCCCGGCGGCGGTGAGCGGCCGCCTCGCCTTCGAAAGGGCAGGCGTACGCCCGGCTGAGATCGACTTCGCCGAGATCTACGACGCCTTCACCTATATGACCCTGGTGACCCTGGAGGATCTGGGCTTCTGCGGGAAGGGCGAGGGCGGGGCGTTCGTGGAGAAGGGCCGGCTGCTGGTCCGCGGCGGGGAGCTGCCGGTGAACACGGACGGCGGCGGACTGTCGGCCCAACACCCGGGAATGCGGGGGCTGTTCCTGCTGGTCGAGGCGGTGCGGCAGCTGCGTGGGGAGGCCGGGGAGCGGCAGGTGCGGCGGCGGGACGGAGACTTGCCTCGACTGGGCTTGGCGTCCGGGACGGGCGGTTGGTTCTGTTCGTCCGGGACGGTGGTGCTCGGCCGGAACTGA
- a CDS encoding pyridoxamine 5'-phosphate oxidase family protein, which produces MALTREEREAFLAEPHIAALAVDAGPGRAPLAVPIWYWYEPGGDVWIMTGRESRKYALISAAGRFTLMVERVEPTVRYVSVEGPVVKTAPATLDGLREISARYLPAEKVDGYVDFASKNHGEQVVVHMRPERWVSSDLGQV; this is translated from the coding sequence ATGGCGTTGACCCGTGAAGAACGAGAGGCGTTCCTGGCCGAGCCGCACATCGCCGCGCTGGCGGTGGACGCGGGCCCGGGGCGCGCGCCGCTGGCCGTGCCGATCTGGTACTGGTACGAGCCCGGCGGAGACGTATGGATCATGACGGGGCGGGAGTCCCGCAAGTACGCCCTGATCAGCGCGGCGGGCCGGTTCACGCTGATGGTCGAGCGGGTGGAGCCGACGGTCAGGTACGTGTCGGTGGAGGGACCGGTGGTGAAGACGGCTCCGGCGACGCTCGACGGGCTGCGGGAGATCTCGGCGCGCTATCTGCCGGCCGAGAAGGTGGACGGTTACGTCGACTTCGCCTCGAAGAACCACGGGGAGCAGGTGGTGGTCCACATGCGCCCCGAGAGGTGGGTGTCGTCGGATCTCGGCCAGGTCTGA
- a CDS encoding pyridoxal 5'-phosphate synthase gives MGTDLPALLRSLRVWDAGTTTLPAFDPDTTPPTPLALFTSWFADAVAAGQPEPHTMSLATVDEEGKPDVRIVMLHGADADGWSFATHATSRKGRALAAHPYAALAFYWPVLGRQVRMRGPVTSAPSEESQADLHARSTGALAAALTGRQSEELSSLDELREASETAWDRARENPAEPSPTWTLYRLHPQTVEFFQGDPDRRHVRLEYRSTEFGWSRGLLWP, from the coding sequence ATGGGAACTGATCTCCCGGCGCTGCTGAGGTCGCTGCGGGTGTGGGACGCGGGGACGACGACGCTGCCCGCCTTCGACCCGGACACCACCCCGCCGACCCCGCTGGCCCTGTTCACGAGCTGGTTCGCGGACGCGGTGGCGGCCGGACAGCCGGAGCCGCACACGATGTCGCTGGCCACGGTGGACGAGGAGGGGAAGCCGGACGTACGGATCGTGATGCTGCACGGTGCCGACGCGGACGGCTGGTCCTTCGCCACGCACGCCACGAGCCGCAAGGGCCGGGCCCTCGCCGCCCACCCGTACGCGGCCCTGGCCTTCTACTGGCCGGTGCTGGGCCGCCAGGTGCGGATGCGCGGACCGGTGACGTCCGCACCCTCCGAGGAGAGCCAGGCGGATCTGCACGCCCGCTCCACGGGTGCCCTGGCCGCCGCGCTCACCGGCCGGCAGAGCGAGGAGCTGTCCTCTCTGGACGAGCTGCGCGAGGCGTCGGAGACGGCCTGGGACCGGGCCCGCGAGAACCCCGCCGAGCCGTCCCCGACCTGGACCCTGTACCGGCTGCACCCGCAAACGGTGGAGTTCTTCCAGGGCGACCCGGACCGGCGGCACGTTCGCCTGGAGTACCGCAGCACGGAGTTCGGCTGGAGCCGGGGGCTGCTCTGGCCGTAG
- a CDS encoding GNAT family N-acetyltransferase encodes MRPENWHLTEDLDEFLTHAGDFLRSQPALHTVTLTVTDALRRRGLHLYGAEAPLFGFLDDGTVRAALLHTPPFPVHVGPLAPTEAEALAVRLAELGRPTPGVLGPHETAEAFATAWQRLTGTAGRVHQRQRLYRLAELTAPEPAPRGRARSAGPADRELLERWYLEFNEDVGHDVGLDPAEWADVRLAHGGVILWEETDGTPVSMAAATPVVAGQVRIAPVYTPAELRGRGYAGAAMARASRAAREKGASEVVLFTDLANPTSNGLYQRIGYRPVADFTVYTFRG; translated from the coding sequence ATGCGCCCCGAGAACTGGCACCTCACCGAAGACCTCGACGAGTTCCTCACCCACGCGGGCGACTTCCTGCGTTCCCAACCGGCTCTGCACACAGTGACGTTGACGGTCACGGACGCGCTGCGCCGCCGTGGACTGCACCTCTACGGCGCCGAGGCCCCGCTCTTCGGATTCCTGGACGACGGCACGGTCCGCGCGGCCCTGCTCCACACGCCGCCCTTCCCGGTCCATGTCGGCCCGCTCGCCCCGACGGAGGCCGAGGCCCTGGCCGTCCGGCTCGCGGAACTGGGCCGCCCGACGCCCGGGGTCTTGGGCCCGCACGAAACGGCGGAGGCCTTCGCGACGGCCTGGCAGCGGCTCACCGGTACGGCGGGGAGGGTTCACCAGCGGCAACGGCTGTACCGGCTGGCCGAGTTGACCGCCCCTGAGCCTGCGCCGCGGGGCCGGGCGCGGAGCGCGGGTCCCGCGGACCGTGAGCTGCTGGAGCGCTGGTATCTCGAGTTCAACGAAGACGTCGGACACGACGTCGGCCTCGACCCGGCCGAGTGGGCCGACGTCCGCCTCGCCCACGGCGGTGTGATCCTCTGGGAGGAGACCGACGGCACGCCCGTCTCCATGGCCGCGGCCACCCCGGTGGTCGCCGGCCAGGTCCGCATCGCCCCCGTCTACACCCCGGCCGAGCTGCGCGGCCGCGGCTACGCGGGCGCCGCCATGGCTCGGGCGAGCCGGGCCGCACGCGAGAAGGGCGCCTCGGAGGTGGTCCTCTTCACCGACCTCGCCAACCCGACCAGCAACGGCCTGTACCAGCGGATCGGCTACCGTCCGGTGGCGGACTTCACGGTGTATACGTTCCGGGGCTGA
- a CDS encoding Zn-ribbon domain-containing OB-fold protein: MGAVRYDVPESDAFTRTYWEAAARGRLLIRRCGDCGRAHHYPREFCPHCWSERVTWEEASGRAALYTWSTVHRNDLPPFGDRTPYVAAVVDLAEGPRMMTEVVNCTEGSLAAGMTLRVTFRDGKPVFEPGG, encoded by the coding sequence ATGGGGGCGGTGCGGTACGACGTCCCTGAGTCCGACGCCTTCACGCGCACCTACTGGGAGGCGGCCGCGCGGGGCCGGCTGCTGATCCGCCGCTGTGGGGACTGCGGCCGGGCCCACCACTACCCGCGCGAGTTCTGCCCGCACTGCTGGAGCGAGCGGGTGACCTGGGAGGAGGCGAGCGGCCGGGCCGCGCTCTACACCTGGTCCACCGTCCACCGCAACGATCTGCCGCCCTTCGGGGACCGTACGCCCTATGTGGCCGCGGTGGTCGATCTGGCGGAGGGGCCGCGGATGATGACGGAGGTCGTGAACTGCACGGAGGGATCCCTTGCGGCGGGTATGACGCTGCGGGTGACGTTCCGGGACGGAAAACCGGTGTTCGAGCCCGGCGGTTGA